Part of the Ignavibacteriales bacterium genome is shown below.
AGATTAAAAAGAAACCTGAGAAAAGTTTAGTTTACGAAATTGATAAACAAAGAAAACACTCTTTTCATCTGGATAACAATTCAAAAACAGAATTTACAAAATCGCAAAAGTATGTACTACTTGCATTTGCTGCTGCCCTGGTTGTTATGGTGATAGGAATATTGGAATACAATTGGTTCATTGTAGAAATTGCCGCATTATTTTTTGCGCTTGGAATTATTGCAGGATTAATTGGCAAACTGAAATTGAACGAGATTACAGAAAGCTTCAAAGAGGGAGCTAAAGATATGGTCGGTGTGGCATTGATTATTGCCTGCGCACGTGCAATGCTTGTGGTAGCAACAGATGCAAAGATAATAGATACGATGTTGTTCGGAATGGCAAATGTCATTTCAAATTTTCACCCGGTTGTTGCGGCGCAATCTATGTTTGTTACGCAGGGAATTATAAATTTCTTTGTTCATTCCGGTTCCGGTCAGGCGGCTTTAACCATGCCGGTAATGTCTCCGCTTGCAGATGTACTTGGAATTCCACGATTTGTTGCTGTGCTTGCCTTTCAATTTGGTGAAGGATGGATAAATCCAATTTTACCTACATCCGGTGTTACAATGGGTGTTTTAGGATTAGCTGGTATTTCTTGGGATAAATGGTTTAAATGGATGTTACCGATTCAAATATTTTTTTTAATTCTTGCCTTGTTATTAATTATTCCACCGTTTTTCTTTAGATATTAGATTTTGTTCAATAAAATAAATTGGAGGTAAAATGAAAAAGTTGGTACAGAAAGCATTATTAACCATGCTCGTTCTTCTTTTCGTTTCTTCGTATTCTTTCCCCCAGGTAGAATTTGAAACCGGAAAAATTGCTGTTCAGGTAAATGAATATGGGCGACTTAGAGTGCATTTCCCTGCTATTGATAATCTTCGTCAGATTGATCGCTCATCTTGGTTGATAGGTGTTGCGGCGGATAAAGTCTTTGATTACAAGAACGACGCTGAAGCACACGATTCCTCTAAAGTTATAACTTTACCAAAGCTAAGCGACTATGAAATATATGGATCGTACGATAATACATATTCTGGTGCACCACCGGACTTTCTTGAAAAAATGTATGTTTATGGCTGGAATAATGAAGCGTTTCTTTTAGTAAAGATGACAGCTATTAACCAGGAAGCAACAACTCAAAGATCTATTATTGGATTAGAGTTCATCGCCCAAATTGATGGCGTTTATGGAAACGAAACACTTAATTTTTTAAATTCAAAAAACATTGCCGAAGTTTTTAATACTAAATATGTTGGCTTCAAATTCCTTAAACCAGAAGTAGTTTCATTTAGAGCGGTTGATTGGTACGATGGATATGAGCTGGGAGATACTGCAATATTTTCCTGGTTAACATATACCAAAAAAGACACTTCTTTTTCTACTGGCGGAGATGGTGGAATTGGAATTATGGCAACAGCACCAGTTGATATTTTAAGCGGTGACTCTGCTACAGTTTATTTAGCCATTACAGCCGGAGAAACCAGAGCCGAGATGGAAACCGCAATGACGGCAGCAGAAAATAAATTTGCAACACTTACAAGCGTTTCTAAAGATGATTCTAAAATGCCAACAGGTTTTTCTTTAAAACAGAATTATCCTAATCCATTTAATCCGAGCACAAAAATTTCTTTCAGTTTGCCTGTAAGTCAAAATGTAGTTCTTAAAATATTCAATTCGCTTGGGCAGGAAATTTCAACTTTGATTAATTCCGAATTTGATGCCGGGAATTATACTTATAATTTTACTGCTGATAACCTTACAAGTGGAATTTATTTTTACACCTTGAATGCCGGCAGCTTTTCATCAAGTAAAAAGATGCTGCTGGTTAAATGAAAATACTTAATTATGATTAAAAATGTTTTCGGTAGAATCAACCTCGTTTATGTGGTTTGATTTATAATTCAAAACGCAGAGATGAAAGCACCCCATCTCTGCAATATTAAAGTTGGTTATGGTACGATATAAACATATAAAAGAAAGAATACAGCTTCATTACGAAAGTCTCTCGGCTAATCATAAGCACATTGCCAACTTCTTTATTGAAAATTTCGATAAGATTCCTTTCTTAACAATTCATGATGTAGCGAAGGCTACCAATACC
Proteins encoded:
- a CDS encoding TIGR00366 family protein gives rise to the protein MKKNFSFNTLVMIYAIVVLVAIMTWVIPGGEYKREIKDNRNIVVPNSFTYIQSEPQGLGAVLQAPIKGFVSASEIIVFLFVIGGSFMIIQRTGAVTSALQRVAETLADKPHLQKYFIPATMVLFSIGGSTFGMCEETMPFVLIFIPLALSLGYDSIVGTAIPFLGAAAGFAGATLNPFTLGIALKISELPYDTALWYRIIIWIISTTSMITFVMIYASKIKKKPEKSLVYEIDKQRKHSFHLDNNSKTEFTKSQKYVLLAFAAALVVMVIGILEYNWFIVEIAALFFALGIIAGLIGKLKLNEITESFKEGAKDMVGVALIIACARAMLVVATDAKIIDTMLFGMANVISNFHPVVAAQSMFVTQGIINFFVHSGSGQAALTMPVMSPLADVLGIPRFVAVLAFQFGEGWINPILPTSGVTMGVLGLAGISWDKWFKWMLPIQIFFLILALLLIIPPFFFRY
- a CDS encoding T9SS type A sorting domain-containing protein — encoded protein: MKKLVQKALLTMLVLLFVSSYSFPQVEFETGKIAVQVNEYGRLRVHFPAIDNLRQIDRSSWLIGVAADKVFDYKNDAEAHDSSKVITLPKLSDYEIYGSYDNTYSGAPPDFLEKMYVYGWNNEAFLLVKMTAINQEATTQRSIIGLEFIAQIDGVYGNETLNFLNSKNIAEVFNTKYVGFKFLKPEVVSFRAVDWYDGYELGDTAIFSWLTYTKKDTSFSTGGDGGIGIMATAPVDILSGDSATVYLAITAGETRAEMETAMTAAENKFATLTSVSKDDSKMPTGFSLKQNYPNPFNPSTKISFSLPVSQNVVLKIFNSLGQEISTLINSEFDAGNYTYNFTADNLTSGIYFYTLNAGSFSSSKKMLLVK